The genomic DNA CGCGAGCTGCTGGAGGAGACCGGCCAGACCGCCCGCCACTGGCTGCCGATCCTGACCATGCACCTGTCCAACAGCATCACCGACGAGACCGCCCACTGCTTTCTCGCCTGGGGGATCGAGCAGGGGCAGGCGGAACCGGAGGAGACCGAGGTCCTGCAGCTGCGCCACGTGTCCTTCGCGGAAGCCTACGCCATGGTCAAGCGCGGGGAGATCACCGACGCCATCGCGGTGGCCTGCCTGCTGAAGGTCCGCCTGATGGCGCTCGACGGCGACCTCCCCGAGGACGTCACCCGCCTGATCCTGGGCTGAGGGAAGACGTTATGCAGGCCGTCGCCATCGATTTCGAAACCGCCAACGAATCGCGGACCAGCGCCTGCTCCATCGGCGTCGCCTGGATCGAGGACGGGCGCGTGGTGGAGACCGAGGAGCATCTGATCCGCCCGCGGGAGATGCGCTTCAACCCGTTCAACACCGCCGTCCACGGCCTGCGGGCGGAGGATGTCGCCGGCGCGCCGGAGTTCCCGGAGGTCTGGCACCGCTTCGCCCGGCGGCTGGAAGGCCGTCTGGTTCTGGCCCACAACGCGTCCTTCGACATCAGCGTGCTGCGCCACACGCTGGACGATTACGGTCTGGCCTGGCCGGCCTGTAGCTACCTCTGCACCGTCGTGCTGGCGCGCAAGGCGTGGCCGCAACTGGCCGCGCACAAGCTGAATTACCTGGCCGACCATCTGGGCATCGCGCTCGACCACCACCGCGCCGGCAGCGACGCCGAGGCCTGCGGGCGTATCGCGCTCGCCGCCACCCACGTGCTGGGTCTGGAGCGTCTGGCCGACATCGCCGCAGCCACCGGCATCACGCTGGGGCAGTTGACGCCGGGCGGCTACAGCCCCTGCAAGGGCGGCAACCCGCCGCGGCGCCGCAAGCTGGTGCCGGTGGTTTAGAGGGAAGCGTGTGGGGGCAAGTGCTTCACACGCCACTCCGTTCGGGAAACAAGCCCGCCAACCCTTCCGCGCTGGCCGGACACACGCCGCGCTCGGTCACCAGACCGGTGACCAGACGGGCCGGGGTCACGTCGAAGCCGTAATTGACCGCTGGGCTGCCGGCCGGGGTGACGCGGATGGTCTCGATCCGCCCGTCGGCGGTGACGCCGGTCAGCTCGGTCACCTCGCGGGCGTCGCGCTCCTCGATGGGGATGTCCCTCACGCCATCCGCCATGCCCCAGTCGATGGTCGGCGAGGGCAGCGCGACGTAGAAGGGCACGCCGTTGTCGTGGGCGGCCAGGGCCTTCAGATAGGTGCCGATCTTGTTGCAGACGTCGCCGGTGGCCGTGGTGCGGTCGGTGCCGACGATGCACAGATCCACCATGCCGTGCTGCATCAGATGGCCGCCGGTGTTGTCCACCACCACCGTGTGGGGCACGCCGTGGCGGTTCAGCTCCCAGGCGGTCAGGCTGGCGCCCTGGTTGCGCGGGCGCGTCTCGTCCACCCAGACATGCAGGCGGATGCCCTCCTCGAAGGCGACGTAGACCGGAGCGAGCGCCGTGCCCCAATCAACGGTGGCGAGCCAGCCGGCGTTGCAATGAGTCAGCACATTCACCGGTTCGCCCGGAGCCTTGCGGCGGGCGGCCTCGCGGATCAGGGCGGCGCCGTGCTCGCCGATGGCGCGGTTGATGGCGACGTCCTCGTCGCAGACCACGGCGGCCTCGGCATAGGCGGCCTCGGCGCGGGCGGCGGGCGGCAGCGGCGCCAGACGGGCGCGCATCCGCTCCAGCGCCCAGCGCAGGTTGACCGCGGTCGGGCGGGTGGCGAGCAGCCGCGTGCCGGCCTCCTCCAGCGCCGCGTCGGACGGGTCGGCCCGCATGGCCAGCGCGACGCCGTAGGCAGCGGTCGCCCCGATCAGCGGCGCGCCGCGCACCAGCATGGCCCGGATCGCATGGGCGGCCTCGTCGAGGTCGGTCAGCCGCGCGACGGCGAAATCATGCGGCATCCGCGTCTGGTCGATGATTTCCACCGACCAGCCGTCCTGCGCCGGCCAGATGGTGCGGTAGGCCGTGCCGTCGATTTTCATACGCCATACTCCCCGCGCTCGATGCCGCTTCGGCCTTTCGGCCCGGCGCGACAATAGGGGCTGGCGCGGCGCGGTTCAACGGGCGTACCCAGGGAACAGGAGCCCGCAAAAAAGTGTTGGTCCGCCACGAAAGCCACGACCTTCGATGCCAATCCGACCCGTCCTCCCCCACCCCGCCGAAATCATGCCCCTGCGTGCCCTGCGATCCAAAGGTTCCCCTCTGCTCTACCGGATGCCGGGGTCGGCGCTGGTCCTGATGGTTTGCGCGGTGGCGCTGCTGCTGACGCTCGGGCTGTCGGCCAGCTTCGCGTTGCGCGACCGGGCGGCGGCCCTGCAGCACGCCCAGGACACCGCCGGCAACGCCAGCCTGCTGGTCGCCGAGCACGCGGCCCGGCTGGTGGAGACCAGCGACCTGATCCTGAAGCAGGCGGTCCAGCTCGCCGGACCGGCGGACGCCCCGCTGCCCAGCGACCGGGCGAGCTGGGAGCGCTACGCGGCGCTGGTGCGCGGCACGCCCTATCTGGTGTCGATCTGGCTGTTCGACGCCGATGGAAACGCCGTCCTGAGCACGCGCCGCTTTCCCACCCCGGCGATGAACGTCGCCGACCGCGATTACTTCGTGACCCAACGGACGGGCGGCAGCGGGGCGGGGGGAAATCTCTTCATCACCGCGCTGGACAACAGCCGCTACAGCCAGGAGCCGCTGATCCTCCTCTCGCGCCCTCTGGCCGCTGCACCCGGGCAATTCCGCGGGGTGGCCCTGGTCGCCGTCTCGCCGCGCTACGTCCGCGACATCTACAAGAGCTTCGACTTCGATTACGCCCGCTCCATCACCCTGCGCCGGGCCGACGGCACGGTGCTGCTGCACGAGACCCAAGGGCCGGACGCCACCGACAGCGCCGCGGCGGAGGCTGCCGGAGAGCCGGAAATCTCCGCGCTGCGCCGGGTGGACAGCGTGCCCGTGACCGCCGAGGTGGCCATTCCGGTGAGCAGCGTCATGGAGCGCTGGCGCGGCCAGCTCTGGACCTATATCTCCTACGCGCTGGCGGCCTTGGCCGCCGTGTCGGTGGTCGGCGGGATGGCCCTTCAGCGCGCCCGGCGGGAGCGGCAGGCGGAGAACGCGCTCCAGCACGCCTACGACACGCTGGAGGAGCGGGTGCACCAGCGCACGGCGGAGTTGGAGCAGACCAACGCCCAACTCGAAACGGTGGTGACCGACAAGGAGATCCTGCTGAAGGAGGTCCAGCACCGGGTGAAGAACAACCTTCAGGTCATCTGCAGTCTGCTGCGCCTTCAGGCCGCCCGCATCGACGAGCCGGCCCGCCGCGCCTTCGACGAGAGCCTGCGCCGCATCCAGTGCATGAGCCTGATGCAGGAGCTGCTCTACCGCTCTGACCAGCCGGCGCGCATCGACTTCGCCGATTACCTGCGCCAGCTCTGCGACGGGCTGGTCCGCTCGACCAACCCGACCGGGGCGCGGTTGACGGTGAATGCTCCCCAGCCCTGGAGCCTGGACGTGGATCAGGCCACCCCCCTCGCCCTGATCGCCAGTGAGCTGGTGTCCAACGCGCTGCTCCACGCCTTCCCCCTCGGCCATCCCGGCACGGTGACGGTGGACCTGCTGCCGGAAGGAAGGGAGGGCATGCGGATGACGGTGCGCGACGACGGCACCGGCCTGCCGGCCGATCCGTCCGCCCCCCAAAGGCGCCAGAACGGGCTGGGGCTGGTTCTCGTCCGGGCGCTGGCCCAGCAGGCCGGTGCCGACGTGACCATCGACCGCCAGCCGGACGGCGGGCCGGGCACCCGCTTCATCGTGTCGGTGCCCACCCTCGCGAAGACCGAGAACAAGGCGGCCTGAGGACGGCAGGCTGAGGAGCCATCAGGGCTGCGGCGGCTCCAGGCGCAGATAGACCATGGCGGAGGCGAGCGCGCTGGCATAGGCGTCCTCCCCGGCACGCGGCGGCAGGTCGAGATCACGCAGGATGCTGTCCAGCCGCAGATCGACCGCGTATTTGCCGGGCGCCTTGGCCTTGCGGCCATAATAGAGGCTGGACACCTCGATGCGCTGGTTCGGCAATGCCATGCCCACCATCGGCTGCACCAGCCGATCCAGGAGCCCTACGGTGAAATCCAGGTAGTAACCGACCAGCGGCCGGTTGCCGATGAAGGCCAGCAGGCGGGACAGCGCGGGCTCCGCCGGTTCGGTGGGCCAGAAGGACAGGATCAGGCGCTGGCTGGTCAGGACACGGCTGCCGCGGATGCGCAGAGCGGCGACGCCGCGCAGATCCGCCGTGGCCACGTCGAAGGAGGTGGCCTCGCAATGGATCGCCACCCGCTCCCCGCTTTCCTCCCCCGACAACAGCAGAGCGCGGTCGGGATGCTCGGCATGAAGGCCGGCGGCGCCAGCGGCCGCCTCGGCGACAGGGGCGGCCATTACTCCGTTGGCCACCACGCTGGCAATGGTTTCGGTCGGCATGCCGCCTCCTCTCCCCGCTCGCGGCGGGTCAATGGTTCAGGTGGAAGTGGTAGGCGAGCAGTTCCTTGAACTTCTTCACCAGCGCCAGACAGTCCTTGAACTGGTCGCGGTCGAGCTTGCCCAGCGACTCCGTGCGGACGAGGTTGTCGGTCTGGGTGCCGGACACGCTGCCGTCCAGCCCGGCCTTCAGGCGCAGCGTGGACAGGAAGCTGAAGGCGTCGGCCAATTCGCCCGCCATGCCGCGGTCGAGAACACCCTGGTCGGCGAGCGCCCAGATGCGCTCGGTCGTGTTGGTTTCCGTCCTGTGCTTTTCCAGCGCCAGCGCGCGGACGCCGTGGACGATGGGGAAGATGCCGGCCTTCTTGATGTCCACCGCCTCGTTGCGGCGCCGCTCGAACAGGCCGCCGAACAGACCCGACGGCGTGTCGAAGGCGAGCGCCGGGCGGGCGAAGGCGGTGAAGAACATCTGGTTGTCCTGAAGCCGGCCAAGCAGATAGCCCTTCGCCTCGGCCAGCAGGGCGGCATCACCGGCCACCGCCGCCGCGTCGTAGAAGATGGCGAGGTTCATCTGCGCCGCTTCGTCGGGGCGGTGGATCCAGTGGAAGAGGGAATCCTTGTATTGCGCCAGCGGGCGCGTCCAGTCCGGGTTGGACACCATGATCCGCCCCGGGCAGGGCGGGTAGCCGAATTCGACCAGATGGCGGGTGAAGGCGTCGGTCACCTGCGGCAGCGACGGGCAGTCGTAGCCGTCGCGCAAAATCAGCCCGTTGTCCTGGTCGGTCTTCAGAAGCTGCTCGCCGCGCCCCTCGCTGCCCATCACGATCAGGCAGGAATTGGCCAGCAGGTCCGGGGGCGCCAGCAGTTCGAACAGGCGGCGGAAGATCTTGCGGTTCAGCTCGGTCACGAGGTCGGCGATGAAGGACACCTTGACGCCCGTGCCGTGCAGCGTGCGGATCAGCCCGACGATGTCCTGGCTGGCCCGACCCAGATCCTCCGGCGAGTCCGCGCGGTCGACCTTGAGCGCGATGACCTGGGAATGGTTGGACAGGACGGCCAGCAGGTCGGTCTGCTCCAGCAGGCCCGCGATCTCGCCCTGCTCGGTGACGACCAGACGGCGCACCGAATGCTTGGTCATCAGGATCAGCGCGTTGAACAGCAGATCGTCACGGTCCAGCGCCAGCAGCTCGTAGCGGGCGAGCGGCCCGACCGGGCTGTCCACCGGGCGCCCCTCCAGCACCACGAGGTCGCGCAGGTCGGTGCCGGTCAGGATGCCGACGCGCCCACCATCCTTCAGATTGCCCTCGCGGACCAGCACGCTGCTCGCCTGGTTGCGCTTCATCGCCGCCGCCGCGTCGCGCAGGGACGCCCCGGCCTCGACGAAGACCGGCGGGTGCAGATAGGCCTGCCGGATGCGCGCCATGGTCAACGCGGCGGTTTCGCGGTTCGCGCGCTCGTTGGCCAGCGCGCTCAGCCGGTCGGCGAAGCCCTGCTGGATCACCGCGCCGAACGCGGCGTTCTCGTGGGCGAGTTCAAGGAGGACTTGGCGGGGAACCAGATCGCACAGCGTGTCCTCCGCCGCGACGAAGCTGCGCGCCCGGCCGTCGGAGAACAGAGCCTGGAGGTCGAAGCTGTCGTGTGCGCCGTGCACCGCCACCACCTCGCCGCCCTGGCGTTCGTGGACCAGCCCCTGCCGCACCACGAACAGGCAGTCCGCCGGCTCGTCCCGGCTCAGGATCACGCCATCCCGGACATAGACCCCGAGGTCGAGCGCCGCGGCGAGCCGCTGCCGCTGATCCAGGGTCAGGCGATCGAAGGGGGAGACGGAGAAATCGAAAGCGTCGGACAAAATCCGCTCCACGAACCGGCGGGTGAATAAAAAAGGCGCCCCAAGACCACTGTCTTGAGGCGCCTTGAAGATTACACCAGCCCCTTCATCTGCGGAAGGCGGGTGCGACCATTCGCATTAGTGAGCAGAGGCCCCTTCGGCGCCCAGGCCGGTCTGCGACCGGATGTACTGCGCCTTGTAAGCCTCGCGCTCGTCCTGCGCGGCCTTGCTGTTGTCGGTGATCGAGAAGAACCAGATCGCCAGGAACGACAGCGGGATGGTGAAGATGCCCGGGTTGTCGTACGGGAAGATGGCGGTCGGGTTGCCCAGCACCGACTTCCACACGGTCGGCCCCATGATCAGCAGGCTGACCGACGAGACCAGACCGATCCAGCCGCCGAGAACGGCGCCGCGGGTGGTCATCCGGCCCCAGAACATCGACATCAGCAGAACGGGGAAGTTCGCCGAGGCCGCGATCACGAAGGCGAGGCCGACCATGAAGGCCACGTTCTGGTTCTCGAAGGCGATGCCGAGGAAGATCGAGACGATGCCGATGACCACCGTGGTGATCTTCGACACGCGGATCTCGTCATGCTCCGACGCACGGCCCCTGGCGATCACCGAGGCGTACAGATCGTGCGACACGGCCGAGGCGCCGGCCAGCGTCAGACCCGCGACCACCGCGAGGATGGTGGCGAAGGCCACCGCCGAGATGAAGCCGAAGAACAGGTCGCCGCCCACCGCGTGCGCGGTGTGGATGGCCGCCATGTTCGAGCCGCCGATGATGGTCGACGGGTTGGCCAGCGCGCCAGCCGCGGGGGCCGCGGTCAGGAACGGATAGGCGCCGGTGGCGTCCGGGGCCAGCAGCAGCACGATGGCGCCGAAGCCGATGATGAAGGTCAGGATGTAGAAGTAGCCGATGAAGCCGGTCGCGAAGAACACCGACTTGCGGGCTTCCTTGGCGTCCGACACCGTGAAGAAGCGCATCAGGATGTGCGGCAGGCCGGCGGTGCCGAACATCAGCGCCATGCCCAGCGAGATTGCCGAGATCGGGTCGGAGATGAGGGCGCCCGGCGCCATGATGGCGGTCGCCTTCGGGTGGACCTGCACGGCTGTGGCGAACATCGCCTCGGGGCTGAAGCCGAACTTGGCGAGCACCGCGAAGGCCATGAAGGACGCGCCCGACAGCAGCAGCACCGCCTTGATGATCTGCACCCAGGTGGTGGCGAGCATGCCGCCGAAGGTCACGTAGGCGATCATGAGAACGCCGACGATCACCACCGCCCACATGTAGTCGAGGCCGAACAGCAGCTGGATCAGCTTGCCGGCGCCGACCATCTGGGCGATCAGGTAGAAGGTCACCGTGGCGAGCGAGCCGCAGGCGGCCATCGTGCGCATCGGGGTCTGCTGGAAGCGGTAGGAGGCGACGTCGGCGAAGGTGTACTTGCCGAGGTTGCGCAGCCGCTCGGCGACCAGGAACAGGATGATCGGCCAGCCGACCAGCCAACCCACCGAGAAGATCAGGCCGTCGAAGCCGGAGGTGTAGACGAGACCGGCGATGCCGAGGAAGGACGCCGCCGACATGTAGTCGCCGGCGATGGCGAGGCCGTTCTGGAAGCCGGTGATGCCGCCGCCGGCGGCGTAGAAGTCCTTCGCCGACTTCGTGCGGCGCGCCGCCCAGTAGGTGATGCCGAGCGTGGCCAGCACGAAGATCAGGAACATGACGATCGCCGAGAAGTTCGTCGCCTGCTTCTGAACCGCGCCTTCGACCGCCGCCGCGTGCACCGACGCGGGGATGAGCGCGCCGGCCGCGACGGCCGCAGCGCCCACACGATTGACCAGCGAACGCATCACTTCGACTCCTCCATGATCTGCCGGTTCAGCTCATCGAACTCGCCGTTCGCCCGGTGCACGTAGATGCCGGTCAGGATGAAGGCCGAGACGATGGTGAAGAGGCCGACGGGGATACCCCAGGTGGTCACGCCATTGCCGATCGGGGTACCCAGGAACCCCTTGCCGAAGGCGACCAGCAGGATGAAGCCGAAGTAGATGACGAGCATGGCGATCGAAAGCGTCCACGCGAATGCGCTACGCTTCTGCACCAGCTCCTGAAACTTGGGATTCGCGAGAATCCTTTGAGCGTTTTCTTTCATAGTGCGTCCCCTCGCGAGTGCCGAGCGATTTTTGCAAGGTCATATTAGACACTCGGGCCATATGGTCTTTGTAACGAACTATCCCGTCAACAACTTTGATGCAGGCCAGCCGCTAAAAAGCGGCTTGACGCAGCCCGCAGCCGTTGTTCCGAGGGGGCATTCACAAACCCATGGCAGCGAAAGGGCAACGGGTGTACGAAATATTGTGAGGCTTGGGCTTAGGAATTGGTGCGCGGAAGCCAAGGTATGCGACCAAAGGTCACACCTTCCTCCTTCAACTCTTCCGCTTCCTTGTCGGTGGCCTCGCCATAGATTCCACGCGGGTCGGTTTCGCCATAATGGATGCGCCGGGCCTCCTCGGCGAAGCGATCCCCGACGTAATCGCAGTTCGCTTCAACCGTGCGGCGAACTTCTGTCAATTGGCGCATAACCTCAGCCGCGAACCGCTCGCGCAGTTCCGCCGGCATGGGCGGCGTCGCCGGTGCCGGGGGAGCGGCCGGAGCCCCGCCGCCGCCGCTCGCCACCTCGGGCGCCGCCTCCGATGCGCCGCCGTCCCGGGGGGCTTCCTCCCTGGAGCGCCCGCCTTTGGCAATGCGCGGGGCCATCGGGGCCTTGGTGATGTGCGTGTCGCCGCAGACCGGGCAGGCGATGGCCTTGGCGGCGGCCTGCGTCTCGTAGGCGTCGCCGTTGCGGAACCAGGCTTCGAACCGGTGGTCGGCCGTGCATTTCAGAACGAAGAGGATCATGTCCCCGTCGGATGCTCCAAGGTGGGAAGAAAGGGTGGTCATGGTGTACGGTCGCTGACCGGCCGCCAGTTCAGCACGACGTCGGCGTCGCGGTCAAACACGCGTCATGAAAGAGCGGGAGCGTCCATCCCTTGTCCACGCCGCCGTCCACCTCCGGGTCGCCCCATGCCGCGATCAGTCCCCCCTCCCCTTGGGTCGTGCGCTTCGCGCCTCTGGTGCGGTCGGGTGGCCCGGTCCTCGACCTCGCCTGCGGGTCGGGGCGGCATCTGCGGCTGTTCCAGGCGCGCAACCACCCGGTGGTCGGGCTGGACCGCGAGCTGCGCGGCGTGGCCGACCTGTCCGGGACGGCGGGGGTGGAGTTGGTGGAGGCCGATCTGGAGAGCGGAGCGCCGGTGCCGCTGCTGCGCGACCGCCGCTTCGCCGCGATCGTGGTGACCAACT from Azospirillum brasilense includes the following:
- a CDS encoding NUDIX domain-containing protein; amino-acid sequence: MPHKTGNPWTVLTTKPIYENPWMRVVEHDVLTPLGNPGIYGVMHAQNLATGVVPIDDQGRVTLVGQYRFPLQQYSWEIPEGGGKKGVEPVESARRELLEETGQTARHWLPILTMHLSNSITDETAHCFLAWGIEQGQAEPEETEVLQLRHVSFAEAYAMVKRGEITDAIAVACLLKVRLMALDGDLPEDVTRLILG
- a CDS encoding 3'-5' exonuclease, which gives rise to MQAVAIDFETANESRTSACSIGVAWIEDGRVVETEEHLIRPREMRFNPFNTAVHGLRAEDVAGAPEFPEVWHRFARRLEGRLVLAHNASFDISVLRHTLDDYGLAWPACSYLCTVVLARKAWPQLAAHKLNYLADHLGIALDHHRAGSDAEACGRIALAATHVLGLERLADIAAATGITLGQLTPGGYSPCKGGNPPRRRKLVPVV
- the mtnA gene encoding S-methyl-5-thioribose-1-phosphate isomerase; translation: MKIDGTAYRTIWPAQDGWSVEIIDQTRMPHDFAVARLTDLDEAAHAIRAMLVRGAPLIGATAAYGVALAMRADPSDAALEEAGTRLLATRPTAVNLRWALERMRARLAPLPPAARAEAAYAEAAVVCDEDVAINRAIGEHGAALIREAARRKAPGEPVNVLTHCNAGWLATVDWGTALAPVYVAFEEGIRLHVWVDETRPRNQGASLTAWELNRHGVPHTVVVDNTGGHLMQHGMVDLCIVGTDRTTATGDVCNKIGTYLKALAAHDNGVPFYVALPSPTIDWGMADGVRDIPIEERDAREVTELTGVTADGRIETIRVTPAGSPAVNYGFDVTPARLVTGLVTERGVCPASAEGLAGLFPERSGV
- a CDS encoding sensor histidine kinase, which produces MPLRALRSKGSPLLYRMPGSALVLMVCAVALLLTLGLSASFALRDRAAALQHAQDTAGNASLLVAEHAARLVETSDLILKQAVQLAGPADAPLPSDRASWERYAALVRGTPYLVSIWLFDADGNAVLSTRRFPTPAMNVADRDYFVTQRTGGSGAGGNLFITALDNSRYSQEPLILLSRPLAAAPGQFRGVALVAVSPRYVRDIYKSFDFDYARSITLRRADGTVLLHETQGPDATDSAAAEAAGEPEISALRRVDSVPVTAEVAIPVSSVMERWRGQLWTYISYALAALAAVSVVGGMALQRARRERQAENALQHAYDTLEERVHQRTAELEQTNAQLETVVTDKEILLKEVQHRVKNNLQVICSLLRLQAARIDEPARRAFDESLRRIQCMSLMQELLYRSDQPARIDFADYLRQLCDGLVRSTNPTGARLTVNAPQPWSLDVDQATPLALIASELVSNALLHAFPLGHPGTVTVDLLPEGREGMRMTVRDDGTGLPADPSAPQRRQNGLGLVLVRALAQQAGADVTIDRQPDGGPGTRFIVSVPTLAKTENKAA
- a CDS encoding DNA polymerase III, with amino-acid sequence MPTETIASVVANGVMAAPVAEAAAGAAGLHAEHPDRALLLSGEESGERVAIHCEATSFDVATADLRGVAALRIRGSRVLTSQRLILSFWPTEPAEPALSRLLAFIGNRPLVGYYLDFTVGLLDRLVQPMVGMALPNQRIEVSSLYYGRKAKAPGKYAVDLRLDSILRDLDLPPRAGEDAYASALASAMVYLRLEPPQP
- a CDS encoding putative nucleotidyltransferase substrate binding domain-containing protein, translating into MSDAFDFSVSPFDRLTLDQRQRLAAALDLGVYVRDGVILSRDEPADCLFVVRQGLVHERQGGEVVAVHGAHDSFDLQALFSDGRARSFVAAEDTLCDLVPRQVLLELAHENAAFGAVIQQGFADRLSALANERANRETAALTMARIRQAYLHPPVFVEAGASLRDAAAAMKRNQASSVLVREGNLKDGGRVGILTGTDLRDLVVLEGRPVDSPVGPLARYELLALDRDDLLFNALILMTKHSVRRLVVTEQGEIAGLLEQTDLLAVLSNHSQVIALKVDRADSPEDLGRASQDIVGLIRTLHGTGVKVSFIADLVTELNRKIFRRLFELLAPPDLLANSCLIVMGSEGRGEQLLKTDQDNGLILRDGYDCPSLPQVTDAFTRHLVEFGYPPCPGRIMVSNPDWTRPLAQYKDSLFHWIHRPDEAAQMNLAIFYDAAAVAGDAALLAEAKGYLLGRLQDNQMFFTAFARPALAFDTPSGLFGGLFERRRNEAVDIKKAGIFPIVHGVRALALEKHRTETNTTERIWALADQGVLDRGMAGELADAFSFLSTLRLKAGLDGSVSGTQTDNLVRTESLGKLDRDQFKDCLALVKKFKELLAYHFHLNH
- a CDS encoding cation acetate symporter, whose product is MRSLVNRVGAAAVAAGALIPASVHAAAVEGAVQKQATNFSAIVMFLIFVLATLGITYWAARRTKSAKDFYAAGGGITGFQNGLAIAGDYMSAASFLGIAGLVYTSGFDGLIFSVGWLVGWPIILFLVAERLRNLGKYTFADVASYRFQQTPMRTMAACGSLATVTFYLIAQMVGAGKLIQLLFGLDYMWAVVIVGVLMIAYVTFGGMLATTWVQIIKAVLLLSGASFMAFAVLAKFGFSPEAMFATAVQVHPKATAIMAPGALISDPISAISLGMALMFGTAGLPHILMRFFTVSDAKEARKSVFFATGFIGYFYILTFIIGFGAIVLLLAPDATGAYPFLTAAPAAGALANPSTIIGGSNMAAIHTAHAVGGDLFFGFISAVAFATILAVVAGLTLAGASAVSHDLYASVIARGRASEHDEIRVSKITTVVIGIVSIFLGIAFENQNVAFMVGLAFVIAASANFPVLLMSMFWGRMTTRGAVLGGWIGLVSSVSLLIMGPTVWKSVLGNPTAIFPYDNPGIFTIPLSFLAIWFFSITDNSKAAQDEREAYKAQYIRSQTGLGAEGASAH
- a CDS encoding DUF485 domain-containing protein, which encodes MKENAQRILANPKFQELVQKRSAFAWTLSIAMLVIYFGFILLVAFGKGFLGTPIGNGVTTWGIPVGLFTIVSAFILTGIYVHRANGEFDELNRQIMEESK
- a CDS encoding DUF1178 family protein codes for the protein MILFVLKCTADHRFEAWFRNGDAYETQAAAKAIACPVCGDTHITKAPMAPRIAKGGRSREEAPRDGGASEAAPEVASGGGGAPAAPPAPATPPMPAELRERFAAEVMRQLTEVRRTVEANCDYVGDRFAEEARRIHYGETDPRGIYGEATDKEAEELKEEGVTFGRIPWLPRTNS
- a CDS encoding class I SAM-dependent methyltransferase, whose protein sequence is MSTPPSTSGSPHAAISPPSPWVVRFAPLVRSGGPVLDLACGSGRHLRLFQARNHPVVGLDRELRGVADLSGTAGVELVEADLESGAPVPLLRDRRFAAIVVTNYLHRPLVPAILDALEPGGLLLYETFALGNARFGRPASPAFLLRSGELLELARGRLQVVAYEHGEVASPKAAVMQRLCAVRDLEAGHGLDGDPEPHPLPA